In the genome of Arachis hypogaea cultivar Tifrunner chromosome 9, arahy.Tifrunner.gnm2.J5K5, whole genome shotgun sequence, the window TTTAGTTGATAAATGTAAATTTGCGTAGGATCGATTGATTACTAagtgtaaaatattaaaatttataattaatattttttaaaaaatatttttattaaattttagtaaaatgTATGAACAATTAGTataatttttagaataattttttagttgtaataatttatgtatgaataATTAGTATACATGTTAAtgtaagttaataaattatatgTTACAAAATATATGTAATTAGCTTtaaatttattgtaatttttattttgttttgtaaaATCTTTAGGAATAAAAAACTGAAAGTTACtaaaatttatgattaatttttttagtaaataattttattaaatttagtaTTATGTATGGATAATTACTATcatttttatagtaattttagaGATAATATTCGTTATTTAAactcaactttattatttttttagaaaatttccACAGCATTGTCCAAATCGTCAATAGAGATTGTCAGATTGCTCTTAGCATTTTGTTTTACGTGCAACTTTTTTCTTTATCGTGTTTAGATATCGCCCCacgttttgattttaaaaattatttttaatttccacAAAATGAAATCGCAGATACCGATTTTATTAAAAGGAACCCGACGTCCACAAACAGTCAAGGGCAATTTCctctttccaaattttttttgTCCAACGTGCAAATCGCTACCGACAATTTGTTAGTTTGCACTATGGTTCTCTAAATCTGTAAAAACGCATAATGAACTCATACATATGCATATCAACATTTTTTTccaatatctaaaaaatttagCCTCTTAAATCTTTGCTAGAGGTGTTCATATATTAGATTCAATCTGCATATCCGCGGTATTTATTCGAATCCAATTTAAAAATTACGGATATGGATCTGATCCGCGAGACTGTgggatcggatcggatcagatccacATGCTAATAAAATCGGATTACAGATTTTGTGTAAGTATTCTCATATCCGcatatccgcaaaaataaaggaataaataagttaatatttttttatgtttttatttcaattaataatgatcatatatgttgtattattttaatttattatttaagaaaaatatgtttaatattattttaagagtaaacatatttaaaagaatataaaaaataaattttattgatatttttttaataaaataaacttttaaaaatatttttatattttgagtatatatctaatatccgatccaatccaatccggTCCGCAAATATGCAGATCGGATTGGATTCAAGCTGAAAAACTGCGGATATTtgatccaatccgatccgatgattttagtaTGGATCGGATCCAAATTGTGGCCATATCCGAGCCCCATTCATCCCTAAATttgctttctcttttctctctctacaTTAAAATCTAATATCGCTGTCGTCATCGCAACCTCCCTTAGCCACATCTCCCAACGTCAATATCACGACTTCTagcctctctctccccctccatATCTGCTCCCCTTATGTTCATCTTTGTCACATCATATCATCCCTTGCCATCACATTCGTCTTATCTGCGTTTCGGATCACAGATCTTTAGTCTTCATTATTGAGGTCCCGATCTTTTAGAAGCTTCCCTCCTCGACCTCACTCATGTTCTTTGCATCTCCTAAATTGTATCGTTGTGATGAGTGATATCCAGTAATCTAAATACAATAAAATTTCAATAGTTTAAAATGCATTTGTTGtgtgtgttttcaaaaatatttaatttgtttttgaaaacttgtttaaaaataattttttaatttatttcaaattttaatatctaactttcaaaataaattcttttaaaataaaaaataaaaaagtattcatAAAAATGTAAAAATTCTACTCCCACTCATTTCAACTAGGAAGACAACGAGAATTGTGAACAACGTAAACGACGGGCTACACCTGCAACCCTAATTTCAGCACAACCATTCCACCGTCATAGCCGCTGTGACAATGCTCATTGCCTCCTCCCTTGTGACACCGCTAATTGTCACTGGCATAAAGCATCTCAGTGTCGCATTCGTCCACCGTCACCGCAACGAAGCCATGCCTTCTCCTTTTCTATTCCGCTGCTGCCCCGACGTACTTTTGCCCAGCGTCCTCCCCAACGCCGCGTCCCTACCTAGCGTGGTCACTGCCACAGCCTCAGTGCCAATTGTTCTCCCTGCCGCACATCTTCAGCAGCCAAGCCCGACTCGGTTTGTCATTGCGTACTTgttctttttttcaaattatatattggAGGGAGAAGAAGCTGGAATTTTTCTTTGACAAGTGTTTAATAATGAACATCCACATCCCAGTGAAAAAAACCTCTGcatacatagtaaaatgaacatcctgcAGAGCATGTGCATACAGAATCAAGCAAATTAAGTAAAATACCAATGGTATATACAAATAAACATCTACTTTAGAATGAAAAGAACcattgataaaccctaattttgtgctttatcttgtgttgaatttagtggattttgtcaacttatctcacatttattcaatgaatagcatggttttgtgatatccttctaaatttgtgcttaaatctactttagagtgaaaacatgctttttaggcctttaaatcgctaattttaattcactttaattccattcgatgccttgatatgtttcttgagtgatttcaggctcaTAAGGCAAGGATTGAGTGGAAGAAgtgaaaagaaaagcatgcaaagtggagaattcatgaagaaatgagcatttgaagAGTTTATGGCGACGCGTGTACAtggcctacgcgtacgcgtgggaaggAAATTTTCCAggcgacgcgcacgtgtgacccATGCGTACCCGTGAAAGgcgttgtaacaccctaactatcaaaatgtcacgcttccggccaTGCCACTCTAATAGTTCGGGTATTACAACGattcttataatatttaataataaaatatgagtctgtttaaaacttaaaccgAATATTTCAAAAACATACATTCATGCTTACAATATAAATTACAATACTCACAAGAACtacatatatatttacatatacatattaatttacaAGCATCTCATAtcaaaatcctatccctcttacaaaacttGCAAAGTTAAAGGTGAGcgaaacataaatactaaaacaaTACAAAAATATCGTCTAACAGAAAAGAAATAAGCTCTTCTAAACTTCGTCGTCCGTAACCTGAAAAAGAGAAGACCTGTAGGGGaatgagaacatcatcctcgaaagggttctcactatagggtcgcagaattactataataggatacacgAGATAAAATcgttacagtgattaataaccaccTTATACATCTTTTCAAACCAAAGATTTAATATCAAATTTCCGAAATGATTTCTGAAAGGGACAATTGTCAATTCTTCAAAATCCAAAAGCCCTTCGAAAAGTCTTTCCTAGACAGTATAAATGACCAAGATATtctaagcataggttcattaagtctatctTAAATCaatttagtttttcatactttccTAGACCAAAAACACAAATCAAACACGGCCTTTGGCCCACCTTTTAATCAACTACGGCCCTAGGCTCAAACAATCCAAACAACAGACCatccaccacaatccaaccaATTTATTAGTTACAAATACAAGTAGGAATGTTCAAGCACAGACAAAGGGTTATTTCAAGTAGAGCAAATagcaattaaatataattaatcacataggcaaaccaagtacaatatgcacgcccaaacaatgtcacataaatgcatatgatgcatgcctgtcctaatggttgatgagtctcatctgtcggttataaagccaactcgacaaatcctggtagctaaccattggactgtccctctgtcgcgcatccccaactcgagttatccaCAATCATAattaccaatatatatatatacaacacccacactggtgctTATCCACGGGGACGAGCTCATCtgaaactttcacagtgtctggTCACACTTACGGCATAgtgtcaacagagtatcgagtctcaacctggagcacgtggtggctagccactgccttcacccaggaaaactcatatctcagatagttggaagtgcaacaatcacttTATCAAGTCAATTCTCATTCATATTCAtcttagccatccggctcataacatattccacaaACAACCATATTTCATTATTATATACAGTCATCCGGCTCATAGCataacagcacttccaccatctaACATCATCAAACATATAATCATCGTTTAAGCCATAAATAACtttttctcaaatctttttaCTTCGAAATCAAAATCAATTCCTTCCAACCTTAACTTTAAACTCCCGATTTCTCATAATCATTACAGGCTCACTAGCCACTTTTCTTCAAACgtatatttctctttttaaaagaAAGTCACATTCCTCAACATCTTtccataatattttaaaaactacACGAAATCAAAAGTCTTTTCTGAGAGACTCAAAATCATTCATACTAAAGCAGGATTTGGTGACAAAGGTTCCTCAACAGAGTCttaagtctttaggggagaataacataattcatttccTCCAATTCGTTTAAAATCCTTAAAACCTTGGATTCCTGATGTGAGGAATAAAATAGAGATCTAAGCCAAATCGAGTCGTGTAATTAATTAGTCCACCCATATTTTCAAAACCATTTCTTGTACTTAAACCAAACCAATCTCAACCCCATATTAAAATCTGAAACATTTTCAACGACTCGTAAATCATTTTAGTTTTTCCTAAACCAGAAATCTAAGGATACTTAAACCTTTCTTAAaatgtcaaagaaaaatgagaatttATCAATCGAAAACCAAGTCCTTTCAAAGTCACTAAAACCCTTTTAAGTAAAAatctttaaattaaattcaattatataAACCTTTTCACCTTTGAAACAGCTTTAAAGCAAAAACTCTTCCAAACAACTCCCACCCAAACATGATATTTTTCTTAGAAAACAAAGCCAAGTCATAATTCTATTTTTGATAATTcgtttcaaaacataattcataacTTTCTTAAATGATTTAAGTAACATAGTAAAAGTCTTAAGCTCATAATTTTCCAAATGATATTTTGATAAAGCCTCGGATCCCATCggaattttggcagcacctccgctaaaacttggactttgtcaCCCTTTCCAGGTCCCATCCAAACCATTCCATAACCCTGTTTAAAGGGTCCAAaaccaaatcagctcaaaatccAACTGAATCCAAAGGTAAATCCCATTTTTCATATTTCAGGAAAGccaaatcaaactcaaatcagtTTTCAACAAATTAAGCTTGATTTCAAAACTTTAAAGAAGCGACTTTAAAGAAACACTTCAAAACCGTCCGTTTCACAAACCAAATAATAATCAAATCAACCAAGCATTGATATTCATCCATGACAACCAACATTACATAACACTTATACAATCACTCAAGGATACATTTTTACCACataatatccatatataataattccaattTATAAAATATGCTTTTCTAAAAAGGCCCCTACCTCGATATGCAAAACCATATCCCAAACGCCTCACAAATGTCCTTTAGCTTCAACCCAAAATCAACGGCAGCTTCAAAGCACAACCCCACACACTTTTGCAACAGCATAAACATCTATAAATCACAATAAGCAACTCTGGTTACTAAATCCTAGGAACATTAATATCGCAAGGGCTTAAATACACGTACAGAACACTAACACGGGAATTTTCGAAACAGAAATACTTACTGAAAAGACAAAACAAGATAGCTGCAAACTTTGAGCACGGAATGCAAGCACGGATACGCAACCATATGATATATAACACCGCAACGCCTCAGCATAAGTATACAGAGCAGCGACAAAAGGCCTTTCAAATCAGAAACGCTTACCAATACAGAGGATTCAGTGGTGGTTTTTGGCGATAGGGCGGTGGAGGCAAGGTGCGGCGTCACCCAGTGGCTCTTCCTCCCTCCACGCGACCTAGACGGCGGCTGCAACAACATTTAGTGACAATATTATTCCCAGAATTAAAAAAAGGACCAAAACTAATAACAAGACCCTTACCGACAGAGTCTTCCGATGACGGCAGCAGGGTTCCGAGCGGCAGAAGCGACGGTGGCCAGCGCaggtctctcctctctctcctctgctcctgtgctttctccctctctcacTCTGTGCGACCCGACGGCCCCCTCCTCGACGGCACGGCGGCAGCAGGGACGACTGAGAGAAGCAACGACAGTAGCTGGCTTCACGTTGGACGACAGCGACGAAGGCCCGGCAGCTCCAAGCCCATGACCACCCCTCACTTGCGAGCCATCTCTCTCCGTGACTCAATTTTGACGGCGGCTCCATGCTGGACCAGTGGCGACGGCGATGGCACGGACAACAGCAGTGGCGTGATGCTCCTCGCGGTGACGACGGTGACACGGCTCCACTGGAGGGCGACACCTCCTCGTCGAGATGGCGGCGAGCAGCTCAGTGGCGACAGCGAGGCCCCCCGGCGCTGGCTCGTGCCCCTCTTCCTCTCCTTCTTCTCCATTCTCTTCTCTTCCCTCTactccccctttctttcttttattttttttctttttcctgatGTGTGTTTACTGGAGGGGAAAGAAGGGAAATGTGGGGGTGGGGGGAGGAGTGGGGTGGGCGGCTGGGGTGAGGATCTGTGGTGTGTGTAttgaaaattaggatttgggtaaaatttaattttaggaaaatttggtaatttcaaataaaaataggcataatataaaaattagaaataattttttaatccaacaataattatgtttaaaattttatttgttcatcaatttcgcaaaatattttcaattaagtgctcaaattcaaaaattagagatgatataattaatttttttattggtcAAAATAtaagtattaaattataaaatattaatcatttaacccaaaatcatataaaattcttatgaTTACATAACTGTTGtcgttataatttaaatatagaaaataaatcaataattataaaattggataagaatcttaatttatttcaaacttagttaatcaaaacttgctttaattatttttagtaaaaaaatttttgaaattaaagttatagATAagtaatataatttgaaattagtttATAATAAACCTtatcaaaagttctgggtcttacaggcatcacgtgacctcattaaaggcaacAAGCTGAGGGCAGTTTTTGAACCATCCAagcccaaatctaactcatttctgaagttaTTAAAGGCCAAATTTAAGAAGGATCAAGGGGGTAGCAATTAGTATAGGTTAGAACCATATTTTAAgatagttttttagagagagaagcttccttttctctctagaaattaaggtttttagtttaattgtctcttagatttaggtttcaattcttgttttcatctagtttcttttaCCTTTCCTTGTTCTAttgctttaatttttctttttatgtcacttttagttttatgaactcttgttaattttcattttttttaatgcaatagatgtgtttttatgtttcttgttgtttgtttgaattgttattattattttcttacatttggtagctttagattttattattcttgcccttttaccatgctttccttttaagccttccaagtatttgacaaaatgtttggcttaggtttagagtagttttttagcattcttggcttggaaagagaaattaggcaatcttgagtcattaatacccaatttagattggtgatctagagttgttagttgatCTTGTTTTCATTGATgctacttatggattgagattaacaaGTCTTATTTGATTTTCTCCCGGTGTTGGAGATACCGAAATAGGATTAGATATTGTTAATTATTGtcttatgattaatgactatgaTAAAAAATCTAGATTTTCAATACTTGCCATGAATGCCTTTTTTTAGTAGttgttatctttaattgttttctttactttattgtcatttaaattcttgcctttttaattttttgtcttaTCATCAACCCAACCCAGTGAAAATtttaaccaataattgagcactcgattataattcctagggagaatgacccgagactaattttctcggttatttttattgggttgaacttgtgacaaccaaaattaaactttgatttagGGTTGTTTGTCGGTttgtaactatacttgcaacgaaataatttttttattgagaaGAAATTCTACACTGATGATAACCTTCTCTCAACCATCCACATACATAGTAAAATAAACATTTGAATCAATTGATAAGAAACAAGTAATGAGACAGCAGCTGCGGCGGTGGCACAGGATTACAAAAAGAGCGTTtgcgacaaaaataaaaaaattcaaaattatgtttaaacctaattaattcaaaatttgatttttaaaattaaaattaacttttctttttTAACATATTATTTTCGAACGAACAAAAATAATCTGATTTGTCCAAACAATAAATAGAAACTAAATTATGTCTAAACGATGGTGCATAAAATGTCTCAAACAAATTCAAGTAAAATCTACTTGTAGAACGTAATCTAAAAGTTCATATAGCTTCTACTGCAACTATATTACCGTCTACTACATAGATatatctttcagcatcacttggcggtcggctccacaAGCAATCCTTcatagtaacacttacatgagtagtagcagcagaatctatCCACCAAGTATTAATAGGTGCATAACTTCAATTAGCCTCAGAATAAATGAAAGTAAAAATCATACCCTTTTTTGCACACCAATGCAAGTGGCATATTTAGTACAATACTTCTTTATGTGTCTAATCTTTTTGCCAAAAAAAATAGGTTGAAGCATGATCCTGTTTCTTAGTTTTTTTCTGCTGAGAAGGTGTATTCGTAGTAGTATCATGCTTTCTTTTATACTAAGAAGATGAAACCACATAAGCACTTTTTAATCTTATCTCGctgtagcctctcttcttcttgttgtacacagtgagatataagctcataTAAGGACCAAGTATTCTTTAGAGTGTTATAACTCACATTGAATTGCCTAAAGTATGCAGAAAGAGAGATCAAAATAAAATGCATGAGTAAATTCTCaaacaactctaactttagtgctttcaatttagAAGCAAGATAagacatttccataatgtactcccttataTTCCCTTTATCTTTATATATCATGGAGACAAATTTGCTCAAAAGGTTACTTACTTTCGCTTTTTTATTCTTAGcaaagaatttttcaacatcttTTAGGAATATTTTGGTATCTGTATTCTCAGTAACTGAGTCCCGAAACATCTTAAGAATTGAGCATTTCATAATCATGAAACTCATTCGATTGGATCCCTCCCACTtttctattttaacctcattgaaaatttttcgagtgaaagtgggtttctcctctcaAAGAGCTATATCCAGATCCATACAATTAAGGACAATTTCCACAGTATCTGATGTGAGAATTAATGTTGCTTTCGAATTCCTCAATAGAATTTCTTCGtcgcaagtatagtccaaaccaacaactaACTCCTGATCAAAGTTTAACTTTGTTTGTCACAACAGAAACCAATAAAAACCGAGAGTTTTAAGTCCTGGATCGTCTCCTTCGGACAATGCAATTAAGATGTTACACTTTTggttttgaagaaaagggaatTTTGAATCAAGgaacgaaagattaaaagaaataAGCAATACAAGAACTAAGAAACGATAAAAAAgggaattaatgcaattaaaaggaaacaagatcaaaacttagtgaaaatgcGGTAAATGCataaaaagagccttgacttgggaatgagaattaaggaatcctatcattacCATAACCACAGCTATGAtaactatgatgagtcaatctcactttgtcaacccctaacatcgaggaataagtcaagcaagcataattgaccttaatccaaaagtcctagctaacttactaatttcttagtaaaaagctagtgtcaatggaaacaagagccaactaactacccaagaattaccactaaatgtcgaacATTATAACTCTAGTATCTTAGGAACTCATTTCCCAAGTTAAggtatgaaaatctactcaaaatctatagttggcattttcacaaacacttagttgGCATAAAAGCAAAACATAAGAATttgcaaagaaaaatgaaaaatatagaaaaaaactattcacaaaatcaacaataaacttgcaatcaagcaaataaaaatcataaaagacAAAATTCACCAACCAAACcttcaagaaatcaaaattgcatatattaacaagtaacttgaagtagaagaaaaagtagcaagagtagtgaaattaaagaggaaattaaagagtacttacaatgagATAAGTAAAATCCAAGACCAAAATTGAAACTATAGAATGCTACAATGAGATTTTAGTATACCCTAAGAGAGGATTGAGAGAAaactactctacactactcctactcctaattatgtTTTTCTATCTAAAAGTGAGCTCTCCTAAGctaatgccttgatatgttttggagttcccttcatatagcactccaaAATGGCTTCAGCacttccaaaattgggccaaagagTCCCAAAAATTGCAAGCCACGTGcttcattaatgaggtcacgcgcaaggacttgtgcgtacgcacagatatgtgcgtacgcacacttgctgattttgcCACTTGTGCGTACTGATATGCAAAAAATTAAgatttcacgtaattaccggaaagtataccgggtcgcatcaagtaataaaactcactaagagtgaggtcgatctcacgaagattaaaggattaagcaatcaatagttagttgattattctagttagacaatcatTTTGGAGTGATGAGCAAacaataaatgtaaatgacatgaaattaaaggaaagcaataaattgcaagaaagtaaatgacggaaagtaaagatGGCAGACATGAGGGATTGGAGATATTGATTCCTCTTGAATCAATGGGTCtcactccttctcaatcatgtaagATAGATCCATGGCGGATTATGAATAATtaaaccccaatctcttggtgatttaatttctcttaacataatcaattgccactctcgtgatctaattggtcataagaagaggtgaagttcaatttctaatcttagagccacacaaccctcaagacctcaactcaaagaggttatatgtcacgtaccaacTAAGAGTGTATTGATCAAGAGAATTAtgagagaagagcctcaaactGAATTCCATGATACCTTTCTCAAGGCTCACATGTAATTCAAGTAGATCCAATCCCCCTCTCGGTAGTAATTGGATCTATGAAGCACAAAGACTCTCTCTTAGATAAACAAACATGATTTTTAATATCATACTACATAAATCCAAAGAACCCAATATTAGAGTGGTTATATGTCATATACCAACTCTAAATCAAGAATCAACTTCATTATGCCAAGAGAGCTTAAACTGAATCCTATAATCCCTCTCTCGAGGCTAACAATAGGATTCTAATAGATCCAAGGatctttgaagaacaaaactCTATTGCAAAGATTCTAAAAGATATCCAAGTATTAAAATagagtgaagaagagaagaagggataAACATCAATTCAATTAAAATTGAAACAGAGCTCCTTTCCCAAATGCAAAGGGAATTAAGTAATCATTGCtctctaatgaaaactaaattgcatgaaattaaagtgcatgaaaataaagagtGAGAATTAAGAATTCAAAACTGAAAATTAAAGATTCATAAAT includes:
- the LOC112710897 gene encoding uncharacterized protein isoform X2, whose protein sequence is MEPPSKLSHGERWLASEGWSWAWSCRAFVAVVQREASYCRCFSQSSLLPPCRRGGGRRVAQSERGRKHRSRGERGETCAGHRRFCRSEPCCRHRKTLSPPSRSRGGRKSHWVTPHLASTALSPKTTTESSVLMFMLLQKCVGLCFEAAVDFGLKLKDICEAFGIWFCISRSSLFQVTDDEV
- the LOC112710897 gene encoding uncharacterized protein isoform X1, coding for MEPPSKLSHGERWLASEGWSWAWSCRAFVAVVQREASYCRCFSQSSLLPPCRRGGGRRVAQSERGRKHRSRGERGETCAGHRRFCRSEPCCRHRKTLSPPSRSRGGRKSHWVTPHLASTALSPKTTTESSVLMFMLLQKCVGLCFEAAVDFGLKLKDICEAFGIWFCISRVMEWFGWDLERVTKSKF